The Martelella endophytica genome contains the following window.
GATCCTCGGGTCAAGCCCGAGGATGACGCATTAGGGACGGAATGCGCCTTCTCGGCACATGCTATTGCGGAGGACAGGGATGCTGAGTTCGCTTTGACAAACCCGCCCTTCCCATAGGCGTCATCCTCGGGCTTGACCCGAGGATCCAGGCAGGTGCGCACTGTAGAACCGACCTCAGCGATCATCATCCCCTCACCGCCCCAGATAATTCTCAATGACCTTCGGGTCGTTCGACACGAAATCGATCGACCCTTCGGCGAGCACCGAGCCCTCGGCCAGGCAGGTGACCTTGACGCCGAGGTCGCGGACGAAGCCCATGTCGTGCTCGACGACGACGACGGCGCGGGTCTTGGCGATCTCGCGCAGGAGACGGGCGGTCTCGACGGTCTCGGCATCGGTCATGCCGGCGACGGGCTCGTCGACCAGAAGCAGCTTGGGCTCCTGCGCCAGGAGCATGCCGATCTCGAGCCATTGTTTCTGGCCGTGAGACAGATAGGCGGCGAGTTCGTCCTTGCGGTCCGTCAGCCGGACGATTTCAAGGATTTCCTCGATCCTGTCGCGATCCTCACCGGTGAGCGCATAAAACAGGGTGGAGAACACCCCGCGCCTGCGGTTCAGCGCCAGCTCGAGATTGTCCCATACGGTGTGGCCTTCGAACACGGTCGGCTTCTGGAACTTGCGGCCGATGCCGAGCTGGGCAATGTCGGCCTCGTCCTTGCGGGTAAGGTCGATCGTGTCGGAGAAGAAGACCTCGCCGGTATCCGGCCTCGTCTTGCCGGTGATGATGTCCATCATCGTCGTCTTGCCCGCCCCGTTCGGGCCGATGACGGCCCGCAATTCGCCAGGCTCGATGACGAAGGAGAGGCTGTTCAAAGCCTTGAAGCCGTCGAAGCAGACCGAGACGTTATCGAGATAGAGCAGGCTCTTGGCGCGTTTTTCCTGCGGGCTCATCGGGCAGCCTCCTCGGTCGCGAGCGTATCCATGCCGCTTTCGGCTT
Protein-coding sequences here:
- the urtD gene encoding urea ABC transporter ATP-binding protein UrtD is translated as MSPQEKRAKSLLYLDNVSVCFDGFKALNSLSFVIEPGELRAVIGPNGAGKTTMMDIITGKTRPDTGEVFFSDTIDLTRKDEADIAQLGIGRKFQKPTVFEGHTVWDNLELALNRRRGVFSTLFYALTGEDRDRIEEILEIVRLTDRKDELAAYLSHGQKQWLEIGMLLAQEPKLLLVDEPVAGMTDAETVETARLLREIAKTRAVVVVEHDMGFVRDLGVKVTCLAEGSVLAEGSIDFVSNDPKVIENYLGR